A part of Lacinutrix sp. 5H-3-7-4 genomic DNA contains:
- a CDS encoding S1 RNA-binding domain-containing protein: protein MINIGEYNTLEVLRDTEPGLFLGDEDGNEVLLPNRYVEDVFKVGDDVEVFIYLDNDERLVAVTDEPYITRGDFAVLRCNAVNDYGAFLDWGMVKELFCPFKEQAFKMKKGGWYLVHCYLDEKTERLVASSKTNRFLDNTVLTVAEFDKVDLIVSHPSDIGMNVIVNGKHTGLIYKDNIFQEISVGDRLDGIVKKIRPGNKLDIALGEIGYRNIEPNAKKILETLEDNSGYLPLHDKSSPEAIKETLEMSKKNFKKAIGTLYKQKQITIEKEGIRLN, encoded by the coding sequence ATGATTAATATAGGAGAATACAATACTTTAGAAGTTTTAAGAGATACAGAGCCAGGATTATTTCTTGGAGACGAAGATGGTAACGAGGTGTTACTGCCTAATCGTTATGTGGAAGATGTTTTTAAAGTTGGAGATGATGTAGAAGTATTTATTTACTTAGATAATGATGAACGTTTAGTAGCAGTAACAGACGAGCCATATATAACAAGAGGTGATTTTGCTGTTTTACGTTGTAATGCAGTTAACGATTATGGTGCTTTTTTAGATTGGGGAATGGTAAAAGAATTATTTTGCCCATTTAAAGAACAAGCCTTTAAAATGAAAAAAGGTGGTTGGTATTTAGTACACTGTTATTTAGACGAAAAAACCGAAAGACTTGTAGCATCAAGTAAGACCAATAGGTTTTTAGATAATACAGTATTAACAGTAGCAGAGTTTGATAAGGTAGATTTAATAGTCTCACATCCAAGTGATATAGGGATGAATGTTATTGTAAATGGTAAACACACAGGATTAATTTATAAGGATAATATTTTTCAGGAAATTAGTGTAGGAGATAGACTAGACGGTATAGTTAAAAAAATTAGACCTGGAAATAAATTAGATATTGCTTTAGGAGAAATAGGATATAGAAATATAGAACCTAATGCTAAAAAAATACTAGAAACCTTAGAAGATAATAGTGGCTATTTACCATTACATGATAAGTCTTCGCCAGAAGCAATAAAAGAGACTCTAGAAATGAGTAAAAAGAATTTTAAAAAAGCTATTGGTACACTTTATAAGCAAAAGCAAATCACTATAGAAAAAGAAGGTATTAGGTTAAATTAA